In a genomic window of Microterricola viridarii:
- a CDS encoding dipeptide/oligopeptide/nickel ABC transporter permease/ATP-binding protein — translation MTTRNDSTVAIATAPPRTVRPSRLRAIRQSLSTPGALFGISWLLLIVVASFTAPLWSPYGPNEQTGSGALTGPSAAHWLGTDDLGRDVLTRIFTAGADAIATSALGAVVALTVAIPLALWAASRGRGTETVINRVTEIAMSIPVIIIMLTVVGIVGTNLPLIMVILGLVISTGMYRVLLGQAKSLQSQLYVDAAFVDGLTAPRVSGRHVLPGLTTTIMVQFALVFSIGLMIQTGLAFIGFGPPVPAPSWGGMIQNASTHIYDAPWLMVPTGVVLILTVFAANSIGDALSGPREKAPVRASTRSPRARRAAASAGNTEPTGGAPAAASSATEPALRVQGLHVGLDDGTTLVSDVSFAVGAGRVLGLVGESGCGKTLTSLSLIGLLPTAVATTAGSILWNGRDIAALSEQELLRVRGREIAFIAQEPMRALDPMFSIGSQLTGAVQRLRSVPKREAGAIATALLEQVGIVDAARVLTSYPHEISGGMAQRVAIALALAGRPRLLIADEPTTSLDVTVQAEILSLLRQIIAEEGMTMVMVTHDLGVVADICDDVAVMYAGQIVETGAVRSVLLEPAHPYTKALLGADPHATVNGGPKRRLVSIPGQVPAPRDWPSSCRFAQRCEFATAACSGSVPLTPRPSGAGLSRCIRAEELFARPTSSLPAHAAALKEQVDR, via the coding sequence ATGACCACTCGAAACGACTCGACCGTCGCCATCGCGACCGCGCCGCCGCGCACCGTGCGCCCGTCCCGGCTGCGCGCCATCCGGCAGTCGCTCTCCACCCCTGGCGCACTCTTCGGCATCAGCTGGCTGCTGCTGATCGTCGTCGCCTCCTTCACCGCCCCGCTCTGGTCGCCGTACGGGCCGAACGAGCAGACCGGCAGCGGGGCGCTGACCGGCCCGAGCGCCGCGCACTGGCTCGGCACCGACGACCTCGGCCGCGACGTGCTCACCCGCATCTTCACTGCCGGTGCGGATGCCATCGCCACCTCGGCCCTCGGCGCCGTCGTCGCACTGACCGTCGCCATCCCGCTCGCCCTCTGGGCCGCCTCGCGCGGACGAGGCACCGAGACCGTGATCAACCGGGTCACGGAGATCGCCATGTCGATCCCCGTCATCATCATCATGCTGACCGTGGTCGGGATCGTCGGCACCAACCTGCCGCTGATCATGGTGATCCTCGGCCTGGTGATCTCCACCGGCATGTACCGCGTGCTGCTCGGGCAGGCGAAGTCGTTGCAGTCCCAGCTCTACGTCGACGCGGCCTTCGTCGACGGCCTCACCGCACCCCGGGTGAGCGGGCGGCATGTGCTCCCAGGGCTCACGACCACGATCATGGTGCAGTTTGCCCTGGTCTTCTCCATCGGGCTGATGATCCAGACCGGGCTCGCGTTCATCGGCTTCGGGCCGCCCGTTCCCGCCCCGAGCTGGGGTGGCATGATCCAGAACGCCTCAACGCACATCTACGACGCCCCCTGGCTGATGGTGCCGACCGGCGTGGTGCTGATCCTCACGGTGTTCGCCGCCAACTCGATCGGCGACGCGCTGAGCGGGCCGCGGGAGAAGGCGCCGGTGCGCGCGAGCACGCGCAGCCCGCGCGCCCGGCGGGCCGCGGCATCCGCCGGCAACACGGAACCCACAGGCGGCGCCCCCGCCGCCGCATCGTCTGCGACGGAACCCGCGCTGCGCGTGCAGGGCCTGCACGTGGGGCTGGACGACGGGACGACCCTTGTCAGCGATGTGTCGTTCGCAGTCGGTGCCGGGCGGGTGCTCGGCCTGGTCGGGGAGTCCGGCTGCGGCAAGACGCTCACCTCGCTCTCGCTGATCGGCCTGCTGCCGACCGCGGTGGCCACCACGGCCGGCTCGATCCTGTGGAACGGCCGCGACATCGCCGCCCTCAGCGAGCAGGAGCTGCTCCGGGTGCGCGGGCGCGAGATCGCGTTCATCGCCCAGGAGCCGATGCGCGCCCTCGACCCGATGTTCTCCATCGGCTCGCAGCTGACCGGGGCCGTGCAGCGCCTGCGCTCCGTTCCCAAGCGGGAGGCCGGGGCCATCGCGACCGCGCTGCTCGAACAGGTCGGCATCGTCGACGCCGCGCGCGTGCTCACCTCCTACCCGCACGAGATCTCGGGCGGAATGGCGCAGCGCGTCGCCATCGCCCTGGCCCTGGCCGGCCGGCCGCGTCTGCTCATCGCCGACGAGCCAACCACCTCGCTCGATGTCACGGTGCAGGCCGAGATCCTCTCCCTGCTGCGCCAGATCATCGCAGAGGAGGGCATGACGATGGTCATGGTCACGCACGACCTCGGCGTCGTCGCCGACATCTGCGACGACGTCGCGGTGATGTACGCCGGGCAGATCGTGGAGACCGGGGCCGTGCGCTCCGTGCTGCTCGAACCGGCGCACCCGTACACGAAGGCGCTGCTCGGCGCCGACCCGCACGCCACAGTGAACGGCGGCCCGAAGCGCCGGCTGGTGTCGATTCCCGGACAGGTTCCCGCGCCCCGCGACTGGCCGAGCTCGTGCCGCTTCGCCCAGCGCTGCGAATTCGCCACGGCGGCCTGCTCTGGCAGCGTGCCGCTAACCCCGCGGCCCAGCGGGGCCGGCCTCAGCCGCTGCATCCGCGCCGAGGAGCTCTTCGCCCGCCCAACCTCCAGCCTCCCGGCGCACGCCGCCGCCTTGAAAGAGCAGGTCGACCGATGA
- a CDS encoding oligopeptide/dipeptide ABC transporter ATP-binding protein, whose translation MTLLSPQSLASDAAAQPVLEVENLVIRYGRATRRPTGPAAVDGVSFTIRPGETLGLVGESGSGKTTIGKAILGLQAVTSGSIRFEGQQIDGLKPRARRVLATKLRAVFQDPYSSLNPRLSIGDSLAEPLLVSGVRREEAQLRAEDMLEQVGLPRDAVTRLPRQFSGGQRQRIAVARALITRPSLVVCDEPVSALDLSTQAQVLNLLADLRDELGLSYLFIAHDMAVVRMLAQRVIVLYRGQVMEEGSTAAVMDDARHPFTQALLAASPVPDPIAQAERRRLRESRLVDGASASSISATGCPFAARCPMATELCRTERPALRPAATSLAACHYA comes from the coding sequence ATGACTCTCCTCAGCCCGCAGAGCCTCGCGTCGGATGCCGCGGCCCAGCCCGTCCTCGAGGTCGAGAATCTCGTCATCCGCTATGGCCGCGCGACCCGCCGCCCGACCGGACCGGCGGCCGTCGACGGCGTCAGCTTCACTATCCGGCCCGGCGAGACCCTCGGCCTGGTCGGCGAATCGGGGTCGGGCAAGACGACGATCGGCAAGGCCATCCTCGGCCTGCAAGCCGTCACCTCCGGCTCGATCCGCTTCGAGGGCCAGCAGATCGACGGGCTGAAACCGCGTGCCCGCCGCGTGCTCGCCACCAAGCTCCGAGCCGTCTTCCAAGATCCGTACTCTTCGCTGAACCCCCGGCTGTCCATCGGCGACTCGCTGGCCGAGCCGCTGCTGGTCAGCGGGGTGCGCCGAGAGGAGGCGCAGCTGCGCGCCGAGGACATGCTCGAGCAGGTCGGGCTGCCGCGGGACGCGGTCACCCGTCTGCCGCGCCAGTTCTCCGGCGGCCAGCGCCAGCGCATCGCCGTCGCCCGCGCCCTGATCACCCGGCCCAGCCTCGTCGTCTGCGACGAGCCGGTCAGCGCCCTGGACCTCTCCACGCAGGCGCAGGTGTTGAACCTGCTCGCCGACCTCCGCGACGAGCTCGGCCTCAGCTACCTGTTCATCGCCCACGACATGGCGGTCGTGCGCATGCTCGCGCAACGCGTGATCGTGCTGTACCGCGGACAGGTGATGGAGGAAGGTTCCACGGCCGCCGTGATGGATGACGCGCGCCACCCCTTCACCCAGGCGCTCCTGGCCGCCTCGCCTGTGCCCGACCCGATCGCGCAGGCCGAGCGCCGCCGGCTGCGGGAGTCCCGCCTGGTCGACGGTGCCTCGGCGTCATCCATCTCGGCGACCGGCTGCCCGTTCGCGGCGCGCTGCCCGATGGCGACCGAGCTGTGCCGCACGGAACGCCCCGCACTGCGGCCGGCCGCCACGTCGCTGGCGGCCTGCCACTACGCGTGA
- a CDS encoding family 78 glycoside hydrolase catalytic domain — protein sequence MSLSPSTTVASLTADLAPSGPFVGGATPRLSWRTESDAADWLQRSAELEIQRGRETHLAVQESGDSSLVNWPFAPIEPREQVIVRVRVTGTDGVSSPWSSPLELVGGFLSAGEWRAQMIGAADAAEPGAPFLARRTLSVTGAVARATLYAAGHGVYQAAVNGRDVDDHVMKPGWTGYARRLTHETSDVTALLLPGANEITVRVAAGWYAERLRLFGPPKAFYGEQPAVAAQLVIEYTDGRTETLATDGSWESTLDGPLRASGLYAGEHVDSRRAHAFGVETGWLPVRVDGASIVPRMSTQPPVRAIEEVPVQQVITAPSGAVILDFGQNLVGVLRISVNGAAGDTVTLRHAEVLENGELGTRPLREAQATDSFVCDGSGPQTWQPEFTFHGFRYAEVSGWPGELDPSDVVAVVLHTDMTRTGWFHSSDATLDRFHENVVWGMRGNFLSIPTDCPQRNERLGWTGDIGVFAPTASYLYDCRSMLASWLEDLAIEQQASNGVVPFFVPSYDPAIAAAAGWGDAATVVPWALYERFGDAGVLAEQYQSMASWVDTIAALAGRRHLWEGGFQFGDWLDPDAPPESPAKAKADPDVVATAYLWRSSDILAKAAAVLGHTADATRYRELAERVRTAFLREYATDAGRLVSDSATPYGLAIVFGLARDEAQRQQFGDRLAALVRSSGYLISTGFLGTPLITDALTSTGHHDAAARLLFQTQCPSWLYQVRMGATTVWERWDSMLEDGSINPGQMTSFNHYSLGSVADWMHRELGGLSPIEPGYRRIRIAPRPVPQLQHAQTEHDTPYGRAASGWERTAAGLVVTAVIPPNTRAEVLLPGAASPFEVGSGRHEWRLDGHEESGQLPNHELGSQTPLAELIDDEQAFSAIIEAIESVDVDRARAFHRETKWRGDTSLGDVSFFLQGPVGQSVTAAIAALNAARARARAGN from the coding sequence GTGTCACTTTCGCCATCGACAACCGTCGCGAGCCTCACCGCCGACCTCGCACCGAGCGGTCCCTTCGTCGGCGGAGCGACCCCGAGGCTTTCCTGGCGCACAGAGAGCGACGCCGCCGACTGGCTGCAGCGCAGCGCGGAACTGGAGATCCAGCGGGGCCGCGAGACACACCTGGCTGTGCAGGAGAGTGGCGACTCGAGTCTCGTCAACTGGCCGTTCGCACCCATCGAGCCCAGGGAGCAGGTGATCGTGCGGGTGCGTGTGACCGGCACCGACGGCGTCAGCTCGCCGTGGAGCAGCCCACTCGAGCTCGTCGGCGGGTTCCTGTCGGCGGGGGAGTGGCGCGCGCAGATGATCGGCGCAGCGGATGCCGCAGAGCCGGGCGCCCCGTTCCTCGCCCGCCGCACGCTCAGCGTGACGGGCGCCGTCGCGCGCGCCACGCTCTACGCGGCCGGCCACGGTGTCTACCAGGCCGCCGTCAACGGCCGCGACGTCGACGACCACGTGATGAAGCCGGGCTGGACCGGCTACGCCCGTCGGCTGACCCACGAGACGAGCGACGTGACGGCGCTGCTCCTGCCGGGCGCCAACGAGATCACCGTGCGGGTGGCCGCCGGCTGGTACGCGGAGCGGCTGCGGCTGTTCGGCCCGCCGAAGGCCTTCTACGGAGAGCAGCCGGCCGTCGCGGCACAGCTCGTCATCGAGTACACCGACGGGCGCACGGAGACGCTCGCCACCGACGGTTCCTGGGAGTCCACCCTCGACGGGCCGCTGCGCGCCAGCGGCCTCTACGCGGGCGAGCACGTCGACTCCCGGCGTGCACATGCATTCGGCGTGGAGACGGGCTGGCTGCCCGTGCGGGTGGACGGTGCGAGCATCGTGCCACGGATGAGCACGCAGCCGCCGGTGCGGGCCATCGAGGAGGTGCCGGTGCAGCAGGTCATCACCGCGCCGAGCGGCGCCGTCATCCTGGACTTCGGCCAGAACCTCGTCGGGGTGCTCCGCATCAGCGTGAACGGCGCGGCCGGCGACACCGTCACGCTGCGCCATGCGGAGGTGTTGGAGAACGGCGAGCTGGGCACCCGCCCGCTGCGCGAGGCGCAGGCGACGGACAGCTTCGTCTGCGACGGCTCCGGCCCACAGACGTGGCAGCCCGAGTTCACGTTCCACGGCTTCCGCTACGCCGAGGTGAGCGGGTGGCCGGGCGAGCTCGACCCCTCCGACGTCGTGGCCGTCGTGCTGCACACCGACATGACCCGCACCGGCTGGTTCCACAGCTCGGATGCCACCCTCGACCGCTTCCATGAGAACGTGGTGTGGGGCATGCGCGGCAACTTCCTCTCCATCCCGACCGACTGCCCGCAGCGCAATGAGCGCCTCGGCTGGACGGGCGACATCGGGGTCTTCGCCCCCACCGCGAGCTACCTCTACGACTGCCGGTCGATGCTGGCATCCTGGCTCGAGGACCTCGCCATCGAGCAGCAGGCCTCCAACGGCGTCGTGCCGTTCTTCGTGCCCTCCTACGACCCGGCCATCGCCGCGGCGGCCGGGTGGGGCGACGCGGCGACGGTCGTGCCGTGGGCCCTGTACGAGCGCTTCGGCGACGCCGGCGTGCTGGCCGAGCAATACCAGAGCATGGCGTCCTGGGTGGACACCATCGCGGCGCTCGCCGGGCGGCGCCACCTCTGGGAGGGCGGCTTCCAGTTCGGTGACTGGCTCGACCCTGACGCCCCGCCGGAGAGCCCCGCGAAGGCGAAGGCCGACCCCGACGTCGTCGCGACCGCGTACCTCTGGCGCAGCTCCGACATCCTGGCCAAGGCCGCGGCCGTGCTCGGGCACACCGCGGACGCCACACGCTACCGCGAGCTCGCCGAGCGGGTCCGCACGGCCTTCCTGCGGGAGTACGCGACGGATGCCGGCCGTCTCGTCTCGGACTCCGCGACACCCTACGGCCTCGCGATCGTCTTCGGCCTGGCCAGAGACGAAGCCCAGCGGCAGCAGTTCGGCGATCGGCTCGCCGCACTCGTGCGCTCCTCCGGCTATCTGATCAGCACCGGCTTCCTGGGCACACCGCTCATCACCGATGCCCTGACCAGCACCGGCCACCACGACGCAGCCGCCCGGCTGCTGTTCCAGACGCAGTGCCCGTCCTGGCTCTACCAGGTGCGGATGGGGGCCACGACGGTCTGGGAGCGCTGGGACAGCATGCTCGAGGACGGCTCGATCAACCCGGGCCAGATGACCAGCTTCAACCACTACTCGCTGGGATCCGTCGCCGACTGGATGCACCGTGAGCTCGGCGGGCTCTCGCCCATCGAGCCCGGCTACCGGCGGATCCGGATCGCACCGCGGCCGGTGCCGCAGTTGCAGCACGCGCAGACGGAGCACGACACGCCATACGGGCGGGCGGCATCCGGCTGGGAGCGCACCGCGGCCGGCCTCGTCGTGACCGCGGTCATCCCGCCGAACACGCGCGCCGAGGTGCTCCTGCCCGGGGCCGCCAGCCCGTTCGAGGTCGGGTCCGGGCGGCACGAGTGGCGGCTGGACGGGCACGAGGAGTCCGGGCAGCTGCCGAACCACGAGCTCGGTTCGCAGACGCCGCTGGCCGAGCTCATCGATGACGAGCAGGCGTTCAGCGCCATCATCGAGGCCATCGAGTCCGTGGACGTGGACCGGGCGCGGGCGTTCCACCGCGAGACGAAATGGCGCGGGGACACCAGCCTCGGCGACGTCTCCTTCTTCCTGCAGGGCCCGGTCGGGCAGAGCGTAACCGCGGCCATCGCAGCGCTCAATGCGGCGCGCGCGCGGGCGAGGGCGGGCAATTGA
- a CDS encoding glycoside hydrolase family 43 protein, whose product MSRPILPGFHPDPTICRVGDDFYLATSSFEYFPGVPLFHSTDLLTWTQLGNVLDRPSQLPLTAQSGGIFAPTLRHHDGRFWMVTTQIDRIADGHLIVTATDPAGPWSEPVFTTGTLGIDPDLAWDDDGVCHLSWTRFSPTGSEIVQARLDPESGALLSEPKPLWNGTGLAHAEGPHLHRRGDWWYLLIAEGGTERGHAVSIARSRAIDGPFESNPANPILSHRSTDHPVQNTGHADLVELPNGEWAMVYLGVRPRGMTPGFHVNGRETFLAGIDWVDDWPVVDESRHVAPPAQTDFVDRFEADELDPRWISSGGPAGAWLPRGVAGAVTVPPLREAPDAFLGVRTRDERWQAELTVAAGDAALVLRLDAAHLVRVETDAGCIRAIARIGGIDIPLGEETRTAECVVLAIRADDAPTGIGVRSGPDILRLGVVLAGVFAELASLDGRYVSTEVAGGFTGRVIGFSPAARGGTISTFATHRIEEDDA is encoded by the coding sequence TTGAGCCGTCCAATCCTGCCGGGCTTCCACCCGGATCCCACGATCTGCCGCGTCGGGGATGATTTCTACCTGGCCACGTCGAGCTTCGAGTACTTTCCGGGTGTCCCGCTCTTCCACAGCACCGACCTGCTCACCTGGACGCAGCTCGGCAACGTGCTGGACCGGCCATCCCAGCTGCCGTTGACCGCGCAGTCCGGCGGAATCTTCGCGCCGACGCTGCGACACCACGACGGCCGCTTCTGGATGGTCACCACCCAGATCGACCGCATTGCAGATGGCCACCTCATCGTCACGGCCACCGACCCGGCCGGGCCGTGGTCCGAGCCGGTCTTCACAACGGGCACGCTCGGCATCGACCCCGACCTGGCCTGGGACGATGACGGCGTCTGCCACCTGAGCTGGACACGGTTCTCGCCGACTGGCAGCGAGATCGTGCAGGCTCGCCTCGACCCGGAATCCGGAGCGCTGCTCTCCGAGCCGAAACCGCTCTGGAACGGCACCGGGCTCGCCCATGCCGAGGGGCCGCACCTCCACCGCCGCGGCGACTGGTGGTACCTGCTCATCGCCGAGGGCGGCACGGAGCGCGGCCACGCCGTCTCGATCGCCCGCTCGCGTGCCATCGACGGGCCGTTCGAGTCGAACCCGGCGAACCCGATCCTCTCCCACCGCAGCACCGATCACCCCGTGCAGAACACCGGCCACGCCGACCTCGTCGAGCTGCCGAACGGCGAGTGGGCGATGGTCTACCTCGGCGTGCGCCCGCGCGGCATGACCCCGGGCTTCCACGTGAACGGTCGGGAGACCTTCCTCGCCGGCATCGACTGGGTCGACGACTGGCCCGTTGTCGACGAGTCACGCCATGTGGCGCCGCCCGCGCAGACCGACTTCGTCGATCGCTTCGAGGCCGACGAGCTGGACCCGCGGTGGATCTCGTCCGGCGGCCCGGCCGGGGCATGGCTCCCGCGGGGAGTGGCCGGCGCAGTGACGGTGCCGCCGCTGCGCGAGGCGCCCGACGCGTTCCTCGGCGTGCGCACCCGCGACGAGCGCTGGCAGGCCGAGCTCACCGTCGCCGCCGGCGATGCCGCCCTCGTGCTGCGCCTCGACGCGGCCCACCTGGTGCGGGTCGAGACGGATGCCGGCTGCATCCGTGCCATCGCCCGGATCGGCGGCATCGACATCCCGCTCGGGGAGGAGACGCGGACGGCCGAGTGCGTCGTCCTTGCCATCAGGGCCGACGACGCACCGACGGGCATCGGCGTGCGCAGCGGCCCCGACATTCTGCGCCTCGGCGTCGTGCTGGCCGGCGTCTTCGCCGAGCTGGCCAGCCTCGACGGCCGGTACGTCTCGACCGAGGTTGCCGGTGGGTTCACCGGCCGCGTCATCGGTTTCTCGCCCGCAGCGCGCGGCGGCACGATCAGCACCTTCGCCACCCACCGAATCGAAGAGGACGACGCATGA
- a CDS encoding alpha/beta hydrolase, with protein MSIITIPETGYVFPQFRPPVSAGRSPVPAGTTAHLGLSYALLEGYRELGLDLYVPTDRPGPVPCVIWIHGGAWLSGDRRYFPDIWPEGIVFDGLIARGYAVATIDYRHAREASFPAQLHDAKAAVRYLRHFAAELGIDPTRFAVWGESAGGHLAALVGLVSGRPELEGSIGVAEGDSSVSAVVDWYGVSDVATMPAFADAALPDADPHAEAEGAWRGEEPIDVVLAGVADREAAERDFSPVSHVSASAPPFLLVHGDSDGLVPIGQSVLLHERLRAAGAPVHFHPVPGADHVWIGVDMQPLVTEALDFLEGVLGG; from the coding sequence ATGAGCATCATCACCATCCCCGAGACAGGCTACGTTTTCCCGCAGTTCCGCCCGCCGGTCTCCGCGGGCCGCTCGCCGGTTCCTGCCGGAACGACGGCACATCTCGGCCTGAGCTACGCGCTGCTGGAGGGCTATCGCGAGTTGGGCCTCGACCTGTACGTCCCGACGGATCGCCCCGGCCCGGTTCCCTGCGTCATCTGGATCCACGGTGGGGCCTGGCTGAGTGGCGACCGGCGCTACTTCCCCGACATCTGGCCGGAGGGGATCGTGTTCGACGGGCTCATCGCGCGCGGCTATGCCGTCGCGACCATCGACTACCGGCATGCGCGCGAGGCGAGCTTCCCCGCGCAGCTGCACGACGCCAAGGCGGCCGTGCGCTACCTGCGGCACTTCGCCGCGGAGCTCGGCATCGACCCGACGCGTTTCGCCGTGTGGGGAGAGTCGGCCGGTGGCCATCTCGCGGCCCTCGTCGGCCTGGTATCCGGCCGGCCAGAGCTCGAGGGCTCGATCGGGGTCGCGGAGGGCGACAGCTCCGTGTCGGCCGTCGTCGACTGGTACGGCGTCAGCGACGTGGCCACGATGCCCGCCTTCGCCGACGCGGCCCTCCCGGATGCCGACCCCCACGCCGAGGCGGAGGGCGCCTGGCGCGGCGAGGAGCCGATCGACGTGGTGCTCGCAGGGGTGGCCGACCGTGAGGCGGCGGAGCGGGACTTCTCTCCCGTGAGCCATGTCTCGGCCTCCGCCCCGCCGTTCCTCCTCGTGCACGGTGACTCCGACGGGCTCGTGCCCATCGGGCAGAGCGTGCTGCTGCATGAGCGCCTGCGCGCCGCCGGCGCACCGGTGCACTTCCACCCCGTCCCGGGTGCCGACCACGTCTGGATCGGCGTCGACATGCAACCGCTCGTGACCGAGGCACTCGACTTCCTCGAGGGGGTGCTGGGCGGCTAG
- a CDS encoding nucleoside hydrolase yields MPQKSSLHVAERCRVVIDNDWSGDPDGLVALAHHLLSPANRVVAVTSSHISPMFQAPTSAADGARLAEELIALMSLPLPPRVWAGSESSYDADRGVEVPSAAAEAIVVEARRADALPLFLVCGGPLTNVAQALRHAPDIAATLTLVWIGGTVDPAAPEYNRDTDPDAAEFVLGHAELSVLQFPAETYRRCTYSVAELEHDLGGSGPLGAWLWERFVALPIPDFIELADNWPLGDSPSVLITALSDLSSAYDEAPAVPGRAERRVYRDIDFRLIVGDMLAKLRLHERRGPGARRLV; encoded by the coding sequence ATGCCACAGAAGTCGTCGCTGCACGTGGCCGAGCGGTGCCGGGTCGTCATCGACAACGACTGGTCAGGCGACCCCGACGGGCTGGTCGCGCTCGCCCACCACCTCCTCTCCCCGGCCAACCGCGTCGTCGCCGTGACCAGCTCGCATATCAGCCCGATGTTCCAGGCGCCGACGTCGGCCGCCGATGGTGCCCGGCTTGCCGAAGAACTGATCGCGCTGATGTCGCTGCCACTGCCGCCCCGAGTGTGGGCGGGCAGCGAGAGCTCCTACGACGCCGACCGCGGCGTGGAGGTTCCCTCCGCTGCCGCCGAGGCCATCGTCGTCGAGGCCAGACGCGCCGACGCCCTGCCGCTGTTCCTCGTCTGCGGCGGGCCCCTGACCAACGTCGCGCAGGCGCTCCGCCACGCGCCGGATATCGCGGCGACGTTGACACTCGTCTGGATCGGCGGGACCGTGGACCCCGCGGCGCCGGAGTACAACCGGGACACCGACCCGGACGCCGCCGAGTTTGTGCTGGGTCACGCGGAGCTCTCTGTCCTGCAGTTCCCCGCTGAGACCTACCGCCGCTGCACCTACTCGGTCGCCGAGCTGGAACACGATCTCGGCGGCAGCGGCCCGCTCGGCGCCTGGCTGTGGGAGCGCTTCGTGGCGCTGCCGATTCCCGACTTCATCGAGTTGGCCGACAACTGGCCCCTCGGCGATAGCCCGTCCGTGCTGATCACCGCGCTGAGCGACCTCTCCAGCGCGTATGACGAGGCGCCCGCCGTGCCCGGCCGCGCGGAGCGCCGGGTCTACCGTGACATCGACTTCCGGCTCATCGTCGGCGACATGCTGGCCAAGCTGCGCCTGCACGAACGGCGAGGGCCCGGAGCGCGGCGTCTCGTCTAG
- a CDS encoding glycoside hydrolase family 1 protein has protein sequence MVLGIYPAPFFWGVATAGHQSEGDNRDSDTWFLENVTPTVFAEPSGPACMGYERWSEDLDLVAGMGLNAYRFSVEWARIEPANGEFNEEALAHYEAVVNGCIERGLAPLVTFSHFTQPHWFAKRGAWLDAEAPALFARFCGVVMDRFGDRIAAAVTFNEPNLPQMLAWAGLPAFVADLTRATLDAASAAAGVEKYRSGNVMVAEDFDAMQIGMTNAHLAAKAAIKQRRPELPVGLSIAISDDCAAEGGESTRDAKRADVYDHWLRLARTDDFIGVQNYERLWFGPDGQLPPAAGSIINEMGSAVDAASLGGAARYAHAVSGVPVLVTEHGASTPDDAVRAAFIEPSLAGLLEAISDGVPVLGYCHWTLMDNFEWVFGYGHQLGLHSVDRTTFERTAKPSAGVYAGIVAAQRAAVAA, from the coding sequence ATGGTTCTCGGCATCTATCCCGCACCATTCTTCTGGGGCGTGGCAACGGCAGGCCACCAGAGCGAGGGAGACAACCGCGACAGCGACACCTGGTTCCTGGAGAACGTCACACCCACAGTCTTCGCCGAGCCCTCCGGCCCGGCCTGCATGGGCTACGAGCGCTGGAGCGAGGATCTCGACCTCGTCGCCGGGATGGGGCTGAACGCCTACCGCTTCTCGGTGGAGTGGGCCAGGATCGAGCCCGCCAATGGCGAGTTCAACGAGGAGGCGCTGGCCCACTACGAGGCCGTTGTCAACGGGTGCATCGAGCGCGGGCTCGCCCCGCTCGTCACCTTCAGCCACTTCACCCAGCCGCACTGGTTCGCGAAGCGCGGCGCCTGGCTCGACGCCGAGGCGCCGGCGTTGTTCGCGCGGTTCTGCGGCGTGGTGATGGACCGTTTCGGCGACCGGATCGCGGCGGCCGTGACCTTCAACGAGCCAAACCTGCCGCAGATGCTTGCCTGGGCTGGTCTGCCCGCCTTCGTCGCCGACCTCACCAGGGCCACGCTGGACGCGGCATCCGCCGCCGCCGGTGTCGAGAAGTACCGCTCGGGCAACGTCATGGTCGCGGAGGACTTCGACGCCATGCAGATCGGGATGACGAACGCCCACCTGGCGGCCAAGGCCGCGATCAAGCAGCGCCGCCCCGAGCTGCCGGTGGGCCTCTCGATCGCGATCTCCGACGATTGTGCGGCGGAGGGCGGGGAGTCCACCCGCGACGCCAAGCGCGCGGACGTCTACGACCACTGGCTGCGCCTGGCCCGCACGGACGACTTCATCGGCGTGCAGAACTACGAGCGTCTCTGGTTCGGGCCCGACGGCCAGCTGCCCCCTGCCGCGGGCTCCATCATCAACGAGATGGGATCCGCCGTGGATGCGGCCTCCCTCGGCGGCGCCGCTCGCTACGCCCACGCGGTGAGCGGCGTGCCGGTCCTCGTCACCGAGCATGGTGCGAGCACCCCCGACGATGCAGTGCGCGCTGCCTTCATCGAACCCTCGCTTGCGGGGCTCCTGGAGGCCATCTCCGACGGCGTGCCCGTGCTCGGCTACTGCCACTGGACCCTGATGGACAACTTCGAGTGGGTCTTCGGCTACGGCCACCAGCTCGGCCTGCACTCCGTGGACCGCACCACCTTCGAGCGCACGGCCAAGCCGAGCGCCGGCGTCTACGCCGGGATCGTCGCCGCCCAGCGCGCTGCCGTGGCCGCCTAG